A stretch of Imperialibacter roseus DNA encodes these proteins:
- a CDS encoding helix-turn-helix domain-containing protein, producing MMHFMEMHKIVKDRREMMQVTQETLAEISGVGLRTIKQFETGKGNPTLQTLQKLADVLGMEVRLQVKNTLDSK from the coding sequence ATGATGCACTTTATGGAGATGCATAAGATCGTTAAAGATCGTAGGGAGATGATGCAGGTTACCCAGGAAACGCTCGCAGAAATTTCCGGTGTGGGGTTGCGTACCATCAAGCAATTTGAAACTGGAAAGGGGAATCCTACCCTTCAAACGCTTCAAAAACTGGCCGATGTTCTGGGAATGGAGGTTCGCTTGCAAGTGAAGAATACCCTTGATAGCAAATGA
- a CDS encoding HipA N-terminal domain-containing protein: MRAANILFKDQVAGVLMQQDDGTFIFRYLDDWMADSSKPAISLTLPKSQQEHHSSYLFPFFFNMLPEGSNKQVVCHHMKLDADDYFGILRAIAKTDAIGAIRVVKVEGQP, translated from the coding sequence ATGAGAGCGGCTAACATATTATTTAAGGACCAAGTAGCTGGTGTGCTCATGCAACAGGATGACGGAACCTTTATTTTCCGGTACCTTGATGATTGGATGGCGGATAGTAGCAAGCCAGCTATCAGTCTGACTTTACCCAAATCACAACAGGAACATCATTCCAGCTATCTTTTCCCCTTCTTCTTCAACATGTTGCCTGAGGGCTCCAATAAGCAAGTAGTTTGTCATCATATGAAGCTTGATGCTGATGACTATTTTGGAATCCTCAGGGCAATTGCAAAAACAGATGCCATTGGAGCAATCAGGGTTGTTAAGGTGGAGGGCCAGCCATGA
- a CDS encoding type II toxin-antitoxin system HipA family toxin, with product MKRVFSGKKVYHVLPYESPSDNPEADELFQENTKRISISGVQEKFSTLLEKNKLRLVNEGERGTYILKPVPSVGKKADQMPANEHLTMQIARQVYGIETAENALIFFKNGSPAYITRRFDVKEDGSKRAQEDFASLAERTPQTHGEHYKYLGSYLELFQLMKRYVPAYKLESPKLFRVLVFNYLFSNGDAHFKNFSLLETPLGDYRLSPAYDLLNSRIHIDDKDFALEGGLLPGKFGQGTILRQFFTLAEQAGISEKQTKDMFSLLKSGSDKVEKLITASFLNESTKRNYWQAYQARLKRVAGE from the coding sequence TTGAAGAGAGTTTTCAGTGGCAAAAAGGTTTATCATGTGCTGCCCTACGAGTCTCCGTCGGACAACCCTGAAGCGGATGAATTATTCCAGGAAAATACAAAGCGAATATCCATCTCGGGTGTTCAGGAGAAATTTTCGACACTGCTGGAAAAGAACAAACTCCGATTGGTAAATGAAGGTGAAAGGGGGACTTACATCCTGAAGCCTGTTCCTTCGGTGGGGAAGAAAGCTGATCAAATGCCCGCCAATGAGCATTTAACGATGCAAATAGCCCGCCAGGTATATGGCATAGAAACAGCGGAGAATGCCCTTATATTTTTTAAGAATGGATCGCCAGCCTACATTACCAGGCGGTTTGATGTCAAGGAAGATGGAAGCAAAAGAGCTCAGGAAGATTTTGCTTCGCTGGCAGAAAGAACGCCGCAAACTCATGGTGAGCATTACAAGTATTTGGGCAGCTACCTGGAGCTTTTTCAGCTCATGAAACGCTATGTGCCCGCCTACAAACTGGAGTCACCTAAATTGTTCAGGGTACTGGTTTTTAACTACCTGTTTTCTAACGGAGACGCCCACTTTAAAAACTTTTCCCTGTTGGAAACTCCACTGGGAGACTATCGCCTGAGCCCGGCGTATGATTTACTAAACAGTAGAATTCATATTGACGATAAAGATTTTGCTCTGGAGGGTGGGCTGTTGCCTGGCAAGTTCGGTCAGGGCACTATCCTTCGGCAGTTCTTCACCTTGGCTGAGCAGGCTGGCATATCGGAAAAACAAACAAAAGATATGTTTAGCCTATTGAAGTCAGGGTCTGATAAAGTCGAAAAATTGATAACTGCCTCTTTTCTAAATGAGAGCACCAAACGGAACTATTGGCAGGCCTATCAAGCCCGGTTAAAGCGGGTGGCGGGGGAGTGA
- a CDS encoding GIY-YIG nuclease family protein: protein MFFTYILKSEVDQTHYYGHSSNLLERMKKHNGGKVRSTKAKRPWKILYYEEFETKSEAYKREMFFKSIDGYRFLKDKGII from the coding sequence ATGTTCTTTACATACATATTGAAAAGTGAGGTTGATCAGACTCATTATTATGGTCATTCAAGCAATTTGCTTGAGCGGATGAAAAAACATAATGGTGGAAAAGTAAGATCAACTAAAGCCAAAAGACCGTGGAAAATTCTCTACTATGAAGAATTTGAAACAAAGTCCGAGGCCTACAAGAGAGAAATGTTTTTCAAATCGATAGATGGTTATCGGTTTTTAAAAGATAAAGGTATTATTTGA
- a CDS encoding acyl-CoA thioesterase, whose translation MYTHETQLRVRYAETDQMGYAYYGNYAAYYEVARVECIRSLGFSYKKLEEMGVMLPVLELHTRYLLPARYDELLTIKVVIPKKPTLKILFQYEILNEAGKLINQGETTLVFINMETNRPIRMPEVMGKLLEPYFSNQ comes from the coding sequence ATGTATACCCACGAAACCCAGCTGAGAGTACGCTACGCCGAAACAGACCAGATGGGCTACGCTTACTATGGCAACTATGCCGCCTACTATGAAGTAGCGAGGGTTGAATGCATCAGGTCGCTGGGGTTCTCTTACAAAAAGCTGGAAGAAATGGGCGTGATGCTGCCCGTGCTGGAGTTGCACACCCGCTACCTGCTGCCTGCCCGCTACGACGAGCTGCTGACTATTAAGGTCGTGATCCCCAAAAAGCCGACGCTGAAAATTCTTTTTCAGTACGAAATATTGAATGAAGCTGGTAAGCTGATCAACCAGGGAGAAACTACATTGGTGTTTATCAACATGGAAACCAACAGGCCAATACGCATGCCGGAAGTGATGGGGAAGCTTTTGGAACCGTATTTCAGTAATCAGTAA
- the mltG gene encoding endolytic transglycosylase MltG, which yields MTKRNVLVGAIVVFSTLVSSFAFYAYQVLFTPNFLTETEGDKPFIIEKAATFKDVQNSLYDNGYVTDLVSFSFLAKLMNYHEAVKPGYYIIRKDMSNIEAIRMLRAGLQQPVDITFSNVRLMSELPEKLSKNLMMSEEELKALLLSDSVAEAYGFTQQTFISMFIPNTYEVYWTITGKAFLDRMHSEYTKFWSAQRKEKADALGMTPVQVSTLAAIVQAESIKGEESATIAGLYLNRLKKSMPLQADPTLKFALGDFAIQRLLLKDLEIDSPYNTYRNAGLPPGPINMPTIQNIDAVLNYEKHKYLYMCAREDFSGYHAFATNLIDHNKNAKRFQDALNKAKIFR from the coding sequence ATGACAAAACGCAACGTATTGGTTGGGGCAATAGTGGTATTTTCCACCCTGGTATCATCATTTGCCTTTTACGCTTATCAGGTGCTCTTCACTCCCAATTTTTTAACTGAAACAGAAGGGGATAAGCCGTTCATTATCGAGAAAGCAGCTACTTTCAAGGATGTGCAAAACTCATTGTACGACAATGGCTATGTGACCGATCTGGTTTCCTTCAGCTTCCTTGCCAAGCTGATGAACTACCATGAGGCGGTGAAGCCGGGGTATTATATCATCCGAAAAGACATGAGCAATATCGAAGCCATCAGGATGCTTCGGGCGGGGCTGCAACAACCTGTTGACATCACCTTCAGCAATGTGCGCCTCATGAGTGAGTTGCCTGAGAAGCTGAGCAAAAACCTGATGATGTCGGAAGAGGAACTCAAGGCTTTGTTGCTTAGTGACTCGGTGGCTGAGGCCTATGGCTTCACCCAGCAAACGTTCATCAGTATGTTTATTCCAAACACCTACGAAGTGTATTGGACCATTACCGGCAAGGCATTTCTGGACAGGATGCACAGTGAGTACACCAAATTCTGGAGTGCACAAAGGAAAGAAAAGGCCGATGCCCTGGGAATGACGCCTGTGCAGGTATCGACGCTGGCCGCTATTGTGCAGGCCGAGTCCATTAAGGGTGAGGAAAGTGCCACCATTGCGGGGCTATACCTTAACCGTCTGAAGAAAAGCATGCCCTTGCAGGCTGACCCTACGCTCAAATTCGCCCTTGGCGATTTCGCCATCCAGCGACTACTCCTCAAAGACCTCGAAATAGATTCGCCCTACAACACTTACAGGAATGCCGGGTTGCCTCCTGGCCCTATCAACATGCCTACCATTCAGAATATTGACGCCGTGCTGAACTACGAAAAGCATAAGTACCTGTATATGTGTGCCAGAGAAGATTTTTCGGGTTATCATGCATTTGCCACCAACCTGATTGATCACAACAAGAATGCAAAACGCTTTCAGGACGCATTGAACAAAGCTAAAATATTCCGCTAA